Proteins from a single region of Thermotoga maritima MSB8:
- the rplS gene encoding 50S ribosomal protein L19: MDHLVKIIEKKYEKKEIPDFRPGDTVRVHVKVIEGDRERTQVFEGIVIAKRGSGINKTFTVRRIGSHGVGVERIFPVHSPVVEKIEVVRKGKVRRAKLYYLRNVRGKIRIKERRD; this comes from the coding sequence ATGGATCATCTTGTGAAAATCATCGAAAAGAAATATGAAAAAAAGGAGATTCCCGATTTCAGACCAGGAGACACCGTGAGGGTGCACGTGAAAGTTATAGAAGGTGACAGAGAAAGAACACAGGTGTTTGAAGGAATCGTCATCGCAAAGAGAGGTTCTGGAATAAACAAAACGTTCACAGTGAGAAGAATAGGCAGCCACGGTGTTGGAGTCGAAAGGATCTTCCCCGTCCACTCCCCAGTTGTTGAGAAGATCGAAGTTGTGAGAAAGGGTAAGGTGAGGAGAGCCAAGCTCTACTACCTCAGGAACGTGAGAGGTAAGATCAGGATCAAGGAGCGCAGAGATTGA
- the lepB gene encoding signal peptidase I, translating to MNLKKESVEWIKALLYALVAATIVRLYIFETMLVPTGSMIPTIQIGDRLFVEKITYTVREPQIGEIVVFWSPFVDERASHMLRLFDKFMDLFSPSKFRGHVKYVKRLVGKGGDVLEIKDGKLYVNGEVPEVLKDRYYEPEGIFKYEDFYEWLYTASKLRKDKQAYRDFIYDIAKNYGRTAAVLVFSLIGEEGLSYGEAFLPGLLNYFDPSMVYYDEKTKSYYIPGMIYHEFYEEYYSKLDLKKYVGKTDDGTIRIRVPEGFYFLMGDNTKESLDCRYFGFVPKDHIIGWPILRIWPFERFGPIQKY from the coding sequence ATGAACTTGAAAAAAGAATCCGTGGAATGGATCAAGGCACTCCTTTATGCACTGGTTGCAGCGACGATCGTGAGACTCTACATATTCGAGACCATGCTGGTTCCGACTGGATCGATGATCCCAACGATACAGATTGGGGATCGGCTCTTCGTCGAAAAGATCACGTACACTGTACGTGAACCGCAGATAGGAGAAATCGTGGTTTTCTGGTCACCGTTCGTGGATGAGAGAGCAAGCCACATGCTCCGACTTTTCGATAAATTCATGGATCTCTTTTCTCCCAGTAAGTTCAGGGGTCATGTAAAGTACGTGAAGCGCCTCGTTGGAAAGGGTGGAGATGTCCTCGAAATAAAGGACGGAAAACTCTACGTGAACGGTGAGGTTCCGGAAGTTTTGAAAGACAGGTACTACGAGCCGGAAGGGATTTTCAAATACGAAGATTTTTACGAATGGCTGTACACAGCGAGCAAGCTGAGAAAAGACAAACAAGCGTACAGAGATTTCATATACGATATCGCAAAGAATTATGGCAGAACAGCGGCAGTTCTTGTTTTCTCCCTCATCGGGGAGGAAGGTCTCAGCTACGGAGAAGCTTTCCTCCCCGGTTTGTTGAACTATTTCGATCCATCCATGGTTTACTACGACGAGAAAACGAAATCCTATTACATCCCAGGAATGATCTACCATGAGTTTTACGAGGAATATTACTCCAAACTCGATCTCAAGAAGTACGTCGGAAAAACAGATGATGGTACGATCAGAATAAGGGTGCCGGAAGGATTTTACTTCCTGATGGGGGACAACACAAAGGAAAGTCTTGACTGCAGATATTTCGGTTTTGTCCCTAAGGACCACATCATAGGATGGCCAATTTTGAGGATCTGGCCCTTTGAAAGATTCGGTCCTATTCAGAAATACTAA
- a CDS encoding PQQ-binding-like beta-propeller repeat protein, which produces MWRKIVFFCILLASYLFSAQLMVVQGNLASLVEVEGDYLKKNLEIVFPFSPLDGVVVSDTAYFATGNALLEYNLKSKEIIRSLKIPAKKLKWNDERLVVICEKEVLLLDPVSFKYSKISFQQSVSDVDFYEGYLLVSHGKYVSLTKNSEEIWKIEAEAEINKISVNKEKKAFAALTSDGTIFLVDLENVLAPKVVFFSKFEEAEDLEWIEDFLIVFFRNKVITMNAAKLTSPRAFKEYIASGNTTSVVKLQDSILFTKGNDLYRVGVFSLKKIGTAQRVFPVLAQGEMYTPGDLIWQLNLEAEVRSSPVIFENLLVVADVEGIVHAISMSGGKLWSYRTGFVITAPPRVFMERIYVTSWDNFLYAISQNGQLVWKIDLEADVSKPFEVNSYGIYLATDSGEVYFIDHDSSIVWRFKDEEWISTGVTVDENGVVYFGTSRSLYSLYSNGSLRWKTRTGYLLTMKPIIIDRYVITGSNSGWLLCVNRTNGNVVWKKKLPLSLNSQLSAFGDTVFVNAEDGIYSIDLSGNVKRIISASTPSPVAVSKEGYVYFVSEGVLYSFTLDGKRRWERKVGESTVEPVVGEERVVVVTRSGNLYCFFDSVHP; this is translated from the coding sequence ATGTGGAGGAAAATCGTCTTCTTTTGCATCCTTCTCGCGTCTTACCTATTCTCAGCGCAACTCATGGTCGTCCAGGGAAACCTCGCCTCCCTCGTGGAAGTGGAAGGAGATTACTTGAAGAAGAACCTGGAGATCGTCTTTCCATTCTCTCCTCTCGATGGAGTCGTGGTTTCGGATACGGCATATTTTGCGACCGGAAACGCTCTCCTGGAGTACAATCTGAAGAGCAAAGAAATCATCCGATCGCTGAAAATACCGGCAAAGAAATTGAAGTGGAACGATGAACGTTTGGTGGTAATCTGCGAAAAAGAGGTTCTACTTCTGGATCCCGTTTCTTTCAAATACAGCAAGATCAGTTTTCAACAATCCGTTTCTGACGTCGATTTCTACGAAGGCTACCTGCTGGTGAGTCATGGAAAATACGTTTCTCTCACGAAGAACAGTGAAGAGATCTGGAAGATAGAGGCCGAGGCAGAGATAAACAAGATTTCTGTAAACAAAGAGAAAAAAGCGTTCGCCGCTTTAACTTCCGATGGAACGATTTTTCTGGTGGATTTGGAAAACGTTTTGGCACCGAAGGTCGTTTTCTTCTCGAAATTTGAAGAAGCAGAAGACTTAGAATGGATCGAAGACTTTCTGATCGTCTTTTTCAGAAACAAAGTGATCACCATGAACGCGGCAAAATTGACGTCTCCCAGAGCGTTCAAGGAGTACATCGCAAGTGGAAACACCACATCGGTTGTAAAACTCCAGGATTCAATCCTCTTCACAAAAGGTAACGACCTCTACAGAGTGGGAGTCTTCTCTCTGAAGAAGATCGGAACAGCTCAAAGGGTTTTTCCGGTTCTTGCTCAGGGTGAGATGTACACACCGGGAGATTTGATCTGGCAGCTGAATCTGGAAGCCGAGGTGAGATCTTCACCCGTCATTTTTGAAAATCTGCTGGTTGTGGCGGATGTAGAAGGAATCGTTCACGCTATCTCGATGAGCGGTGGAAAACTCTGGAGTTACAGAACAGGTTTCGTCATAACGGCACCACCCCGCGTTTTCATGGAAAGGATCTACGTAACGAGCTGGGACAACTTCCTCTACGCCATATCTCAAAACGGTCAGCTGGTGTGGAAAATCGATCTTGAGGCTGATGTTTCAAAGCCTTTTGAAGTGAATTCCTACGGTATTTACCTTGCCACCGACAGCGGCGAAGTGTACTTCATCGATCACGATTCTTCCATCGTGTGGCGATTCAAAGACGAAGAGTGGATTTCAACCGGTGTAACGGTCGATGAAAACGGAGTCGTCTATTTTGGAACTTCGAGAAGTCTGTACTCTCTCTATTCAAATGGTTCCTTGAGATGGAAAACCCGCACAGGATATCTTCTAACGATGAAACCGATAATCATCGACAGATATGTGATCACTGGAAGTAACTCAGGCTGGTTGTTGTGCGTTAACAGAACAAACGGTAACGTGGTCTGGAAAAAGAAACTTCCTCTCTCGTTGAATTCACAACTTTCAGCTTTCGGAGATACCGTTTTCGTGAACGCGGAAGATGGAATCTACTCGATCGACCTTTCCGGTAATGTGAAAAGAATCATTTCAGCTTCCACTCCTTCTCCGGTGGCTGTTTCAAAGGAAGGATACGTATACTTCGTGTCTGAGGGCGTTCTTTACTCCTTCACGCTCGATGGAAAGAGAAGATGGGAAAGAAAGGTCGGGGAGAGTACCGTAGAACCCGTTGTTGGTGAAGAACGTGTAGTGGTTGTCACCAGAAGTGGAAATCTCTACTGTTTCTTCGATTCTGTTCATCCTTAG
- the truA gene encoding tRNA pseudouridine(38-40) synthase TruA produces MKRVAAVIEYDGSNFFGYQGQPDVRTVQGVIEDALERIFKQRIYTQAAGRTDTGVHANGQLIAFNCPNDRMTTEDIRNAMNANLPDDVYVKEVFEVPVNFHPRFDVTKRIYHYFILTSRQKNVFLRKYVWWFPYELDLDAMRKAVKYLEGTHDFTSFKTGSDERDPVRTIYRIRILRLKNDLVLIRVEGRSFLRRMVRNIVAALVKVGLKQWEPEKMKEVLEARDRSAAAGTAPAHGLYFYKVLF; encoded by the coding sequence ATGAAGCGCGTGGCGGCAGTGATCGAGTACGATGGAAGTAATTTCTTTGGATACCAGGGGCAACCCGATGTCAGAACGGTTCAGGGAGTTATAGAAGACGCTCTTGAGAGGATATTCAAACAGAGAATCTACACCCAGGCAGCGGGAAGAACGGACACCGGTGTTCATGCGAACGGTCAGCTCATCGCTTTCAACTGTCCGAACGATCGAATGACCACCGAGGACATAAGAAACGCCATGAACGCGAATCTTCCGGATGATGTTTATGTGAAAGAGGTTTTCGAAGTTCCTGTGAATTTTCATCCCCGTTTCGATGTGACAAAGAGAATCTATCACTACTTCATTCTGACTTCGAGGCAGAAGAACGTTTTCCTCAGAAAATACGTCTGGTGGTTTCCCTACGAGCTCGATCTCGATGCGATGCGAAAAGCGGTGAAGTATCTGGAAGGTACCCACGACTTCACCTCTTTCAAGACGGGGAGTGATGAAAGAGATCCTGTGCGGACCATATACAGAATCAGAATTTTGAGGTTAAAAAACGATCTTGTTCTCATAAGAGTGGAGGGGAGATCCTTTCTGAGAAGAATGGTTCGAAACATCGTTGCCGCTCTTGTGAAAGTTGGTTTGAAGCAGTGGGAACCTGAGAAGATGAAGGAGGTGCTCGAAGCACGCGACAGGAGCGCGGCGGCTGGTACCGCACCTGCACATGGCTTGTACTTTTACAAAGTGCTGTTTTGA